The Planctomicrobium piriforme genome segment GCCGGCAAAGGCGACTCCGTTAATGAACCACGGAATCTGTCCGTGGGCGGCAAAGTACCCCTGCGAGGATTTCGCACGGCTACCGAGGTAGAAGCTGAGCCCCATCGTCGCGCCGACGAAGAGCAGGAAGATGACGACCGCAATCAGGCTGGGCTGGTAAATCATGGCTGGCCGCTCCGACGATCGCCGCTGGCAAAGCAGAGCGCTCCGTAGAGCAGGGAGAGCACCAAAGCGACAATAATCAGGGCGAAGCCGTAAAGAATGGCCAGATTCACATTCGGAATCGGCGTCTGGGCCATGGTCTCCGGAGAAAAGGCATTCAGTCCGACAAATCCGGCGTAAAACACCAGATAAATTGCGAACAACACCAGCCCGATCCGCGCATTTCTCGACATGAGCCCCCCGCCCCGTTGCCTGAAGTCGCGCTGAAGATACTGGCAAGCGCGGTGCAGAGTCTAGTGTTGAGAGTTGATCGCTGAGTGTTGAGAGTGGAGGGAGCGACAAAGTGCTGCCAGCTCTTCCCAATTCACTGTCGACCCTCACTGTTCGGTCACTCCCTCTTGGCGGATTGTCCGGCGACACCTTACGATGGGGGGGCGGCGGCCATCCCGTCGCGGACCAGCACAGCCAAGGATCACGCGATGACGCAATTGCAGAGCGACGCCGGCGCTAAAGGGATCGACAAGCTCACCAAAGCCTACGATGACATCCGCGCCCAGATGTCGAAAATCATCGTCGGGCAGTCCGACGTCATCGACCAGTTGCTGATCGCGATGTTCAGCCGGGGGCACTGCCTGCTGGAAGGGGTGCCGGGTCTGGCCAAGACGCTGATGATCAATTCGCTGGCGCAGTGCCTGTCGATGACGTTCGCCCGTATTCAGTTCACGCCCGACTTGATGCCCGCCGACATCACCGGCACCGACGTGCTGATCACGAATCAGGAAACCGGGGAACGGGGATTCAAATTCATCTCCGGCCCGTTGTTTCACAATGTGGTGCTGGCGGACGAAATCAACCGGACTCCACCCAAGACGCAGTCGGCCTTGCTGGAAGCAATGCAGGAACGCCAGGTGACGGTTGGCATGACGCGGCACACGCTGCCGACTCCGTTCTTCGTCCTGGCGACGCAGAACCCGATCGAACAAGAGGGAACCTATCAGCTCCCCGAAGCGCAGCAGGACCGCTTCATGTTCAAGGTCTTCGTCAACTATCCGTCGTATGACGAAGAGAAGCTCATCGCGATGCAGACGACCGGCAATCGCAACATGGAGATCAAGCCGGTCCTCACCGGGCCGGAGATTGTCGAGCTGCAGCATCTGGTTCGGGAAGTGCCGATTACCGACCATCTGGTCGACTATGCTTTGGCTCTCGTCCGTCAGACCCGCATTGGTCAGGCCGGCGTGCCGGACTTTGTGAATGACTGGCTCAGTTGGGGCGCCGGTCCCCGCGCGGTGCAGTACCTGATCCTGGGCGCGAAGGCCCGGGCATTGCTCAAGGGGCGGACGTATGTGTCGGCGGAAGACCTGCAGGCGTTGGCCGCACCGGTGCTGCGACATCGCATCGTCACCAACTTCTCGGCCGAGAGCGAAGGGATCACCACCGACAAGGTGATCGACAAGCTGCTGGAAGTCACCCCGGCGAAAGAAGGCGAACTGACATCCGACCCCCGCCTGAAAGCGATGTTTTCAGCTCCTAAGGCAAATTCTTAAAGACGTTGAACGTTGAGGGTTTATCGTTGAGAGAAGATTCTCAACGTCTCAACGATAAACGCTCAACGATGAAAACCCATGCCCAAACCTGATCACGACCGCATGTTGCCGCCGGAAGCGCTCGCGCGGATTTCTCGCCTGGAGATTCAGGCCCGGCATGTGGTC includes the following:
- a CDS encoding AAA family ATPase translates to MTQLQSDAGAKGIDKLTKAYDDIRAQMSKIIVGQSDVIDQLLIAMFSRGHCLLEGVPGLAKTLMINSLAQCLSMTFARIQFTPDLMPADITGTDVLITNQETGERGFKFISGPLFHNVVLADEINRTPPKTQSALLEAMQERQVTVGMTRHTLPTPFFVLATQNPIEQEGTYQLPEAQQDRFMFKVFVNYPSYDEEKLIAMQTTGNRNMEIKPVLTGPEIVELQHLVREVPITDHLVDYALALVRQTRIGQAGVPDFVNDWLSWGAGPRAVQYLILGAKARALLKGRTYVSAEDLQALAAPVLRHRIVTNFSAESEGITTDKVIDKLLEVTPAKEGELTSDPRLKAMFSAPKANS
- a CDS encoding DUF485 domain-containing protein; this translates as MSRNARIGLVLFAIYLVFYAGFVGLNAFSPETMAQTPIPNVNLAILYGFALIIVALVLSLLYGALCFASGDRRSGQP